ATGAGTATGTCGCGCCACGCACGCCAACAGAGGAAGTGCTTGCCGCCATTTGGCAAGATGTGTTGAAACGCGAAACGATTGGTGTTTACGACAATTTCTTTGAATTGGGTGGACACTCATTATTGGCAACTCAACTGGTGTCCCGGATTCGTAAGCATTTCGAAGTTGAGTTGCAAGTCCGATTGTTGTTTACCGACCCAACATTACAGGCCTTGGCTAAACAGATAGACCGTGCGCTTCAAGTCGCAAACGGTGTTATCGCACCGCCGATTACCTCGACTTCGCGATATACTGACTTACCACTATCGTTTGCGCAACAACGCTTGTGGTTTCTCGATCAGATTAACCCAAAAAGTTCGTTATTTAACGTCCCGATGTTTATGCGTCTAAACGGTCCTCTGAATATTGCAAAGCTATTTGACACGTTTAACGAGGTAGTACAGCGCCATGAAGTACTGCGCACCGTGTTTACCAGTATAGCCGGACAGCCACTCCAGATCATCAAACCTCAATTTTTCATTCCGCTACCAGTTATTGACTTAAGTGGACTAAGCAATGATGTCGTTGAAACCAATATATCCAAACTCGCTGACACTGAAGCGAAGCGGCCATTCGTACTCTATGAAGGTCCTCTTTTGCGTACCACGCTTCTTAAACTTGGATCAGACGAACATATCATTTTGATGACAATGCACCACATTGTTTCAGACGGTTGGTCCATGGGAGTATTGATCCAGGAACTGTCGATTCTATATAACGCGCTATCGCGTGGACAACAAAACCCATTGCCGCCCTTAACTATTCAATACGCGGATTTCGCTCAATGGCAACGAAACTGGCTACAGGGTCAGGCACTCGAACAGCAACTTGGATTCTGGCGAGAACAACTAGAGGGTGCGCCCGGACTTTTAGAGCTACCAACTGACCGTCAGCGACCACCGGTGCAAAGTCATCGCGGTAGTTCAGTGTATTTCACAATAGAGAAATCGCTGGCCAAACAAATTAAGACACTCTGTAGCGAACAAGGCGCATCAGCCTTTATGACAATAATGACTGCCCTGCACATATTGCTGTCAAAACTTAGCGGCCAACAAGATATATGCGTCGGCACACCCATCGCCAACAGAAATTACCAGGAACTAGAGCCACTGATCGGCTTTTTTATAAACACGCTGGTTATACGCAGCCATCAGGATGATCGACACAGTTTTAGACAATTGCTTTCCGATGTCCGTGAAAGAACATTATCCGCATACTCGCACCAGGACTTTCCATTTGAACAACTCGTAGATGAGCTCAATATACCGCGTGATATGAGTTACCCCCCCCTCTACCAGGTGTCTTTCTCTTTTCATAACATGCCGCAACCTGGTTTACAGGCGTCGGAGATTCGCCTCTGCCCCTTGGCAACTCCAATGTCTATGGTCAAATCAGAAATCGAATTGCACATCACTGAGTCATCAAACGGTTTTAGCGGACACTGGAGTTATGCCGTAGACCTATTTGATGAATCTACGATAGATCGTTGGTCTAACAGCTTCCTCTATCTGCTAAAACAAATCGTCGCAAATCCCGACGCTTCTCTCCGAGAACTGTCACTGCTAACACACGACCAACAGCAAAAGATCGTCGCGCAATGGAATAACACCTCAAAGGCTCACTCTTCGCCATTCTGCATTCATCAATTGTTTGAAGCCCGGGTAGCCCTAAACCCTCATGCGGATGCATTGTTAATCGGTGACCAATCGATGAGTTATGGCGAATTGAACAGGCGCTCAAATCAACTCGCACACTACATACGTAGCCAAGGCGCAAGTCCCGACAAGTTAATAGGCGTATACACCGATCGCAGTTTTGACGCGATCATCGCGATATTGGGAATATTGAAGTCAGGTTGTGCCTATGTGCCACTTGATCCGGATTCCCCCCAGGAACGCCTTGTCTCCACGCTGAAGGACGCACATGCGCGTATGCTTATAACCGACAGCAATATGGTGCAAAACCTCCCCGACTTGCCTGCAAGGGTACTTAATCAACTGAGTTATCGTGAACTTGTACTGGATACCGAATGGAGCAAAATTGAATCTTGTTCTGAGGAAGACCCGACAAATATCAATGTGCCGGGGAATTTAGCGTATGTTATCTACACCTCAGGTTCTACGGGACAACCAAAAGGTGTGCAGATTCAGCATGGCAGCTTATGTAACTTAGTCCACGCACAAAGCGCAAGTTTCAATCACAAGCAGAACACGCGATACTTGCAGTTTTCGTCACTATCGTTTGACGCCTCTGTATCGGATATTTTTTGCACACTTATATCCGGGGGTATGCTTTGTATCGCCAGTCAAACGCAGCGTCATTCTATAGACGAAATGAAACAGTGGATGACATCTCAAAACATCAACGCAGCAACTTTTCCACCATCTGTGCTCACGGCAATGGGTTCCCATCTATCACTCCCGCAGCTGAAGACGTTGATCGTAGCCGGTGAAGCATGCCCGGCATCTCTTGTGAATCAATGGGCTCCGCATTGTGATTTTTTTAACGCCTATGGACCAACTGAGACAACAGTCTGCGCTTCCCTAACATTATGCGACGAATCAGAACAGGCACCCTCAATCGGGTATCCAATCAACAATGTCAACATCTATATATTAGATCGTCATTTAAACCCGGTTCCAATTGGCGTAGTCGGCGAACTCTACATAGCAGGTGCAGGACTGGCACGGGGATATTTAAACAAATTTCAGTTGACTGCTGAATATTTTATCCCCGATCCATTCAACACCGTTGTCGGCGC
This Gammaproteobacteria bacterium DNA region includes the following protein-coding sequences:
- a CDS encoding amino acid adenylation domain-containing protein; its protein translation is YMLPTTYTSLAQMPLTTSGKLNRKALPVPGVITSAHEYVAPRTPTEEVLAAIWQDVLKRETIGVYDNFFELGGHSLLATQLVSRIRKHFEVELQVRLLFTDPTLQALAKQIDRALQVANGVIAPPITSTSRYTDLPLSFAQQRLWFLDQINPKSSLFNVPMFMRLNGPLNIAKLFDTFNEVVQRHEVLRTVFTSIAGQPLQIIKPQFFIPLPVIDLSGLSNDVVETNISKLADTEAKRPFVLYEGPLLRTTLLKLGSDEHIILMTMHHIVSDGWSMGVLIQELSILYNALSRGQQNPLPPLTIQYADFAQWQRNWLQGQALEQQLGFWREQLEGAPGLLELPTDRQRPPVQSHRGSSVYFTIEKSLAKQIKTLCSEQGASAFMTIMTALHILLSKLSGQQDICVGTPIANRNYQELEPLIGFFINTLVIRSHQDDRHSFRQLLSDVRERTLSAYSHQDFPFEQLVDELNIPRDMSYPPLYQVSFSFHNMPQPGLQASEIRLCPLATPMSMVKSEIELHITESSNGFSGHWSYAVDLFDESTIDRWSNSFLYLLKQIVANPDASLRELSLLTHDQQQKIVAQWNNTSKAHSSPFCIHQLFEARVALNPHADALLIGDQSMSYGELNRRSNQLAHYIRSQGASPDKLIGVYTDRSFDAIIAILGILKSGCAYVPLDPDSPQERLVSTLKDAHARMLITDSNMVQNLPDLPARVLNQLSYRELVLDTEWSKIESCSEEDPTNINVPGNLAYVIYTSGSTGQPKGVQIQHGSLCNLVHAQSASFNHKQNTRYLQFSSLSFDASVSDIFCTLISGGMLCIASQTQRHSIDEMKQWMTSQNINAATFPPSVLTAMGSHLSLPQLKTLIVAGEACPASLVNQWAPHCDFFNAYGPTETTVCASLTLCDESEQAPSIGYPINNVNIYILDRHLNPVPIGVVGELYIAGAGLARGYLNKFQLTAEYFIPDPFNTVVGARMYRTGDLARYLDDGQIEYKGRVDHQVKLRGFRIELGEIEATLRSHPAIAEAVVLATEGELADKRLSAYLIAQAGTEIPDATDLRAFVQKYLPGHMVPNTFTNIDQVPVTISGKLDRKRLLETVTAEKKTTFVSPRNAIEKTIADVAMEILKVENVGIHDNFFELGGHSLLATQFISKIQDQLQVRLNVSVLFENPTVEKVAAYIETIEQIKLDSSIFDEPAEDNAYQEVEL